The Phycisphaerales bacterium AB-hyl4 genome contains a region encoding:
- the cysW gene encoding sulfate ABC transporter permease subunit CysW, which produces MSIATSIQPHASSSPLPAAVGESAWVRRTLIAIALGFISLVLLMPLVLVFTYAFGEGLQVYLAAIRETDSLSAIRLTLITAAIVVPLNTVFGVAAAWAIAKFDFRGKSVLITIIDLPFAISPVVVGMIFILLFGARGWFGPTLSEWGIQIIFTPLAIIIVSAFGTMPFVVRELIPLMQAQGTEEEQSALTLGASGFQTFWRITLPNIKWGLIYGVILCNARAMGEFGSVYVVSGRIRGETNTMPLHIEVLYNDYMFTASFAVASLLAMLALVTLVVKSVVEWKIARDLAIATRESSGE; this is translated from the coding sequence ATGAGTATCGCAACATCAATACAACCACACGCCTCATCCTCGCCGCTGCCAGCGGCGGTGGGCGAGTCGGCCTGGGTTCGAAGGACACTGATTGCGATCGCGCTCGGCTTCATCAGTCTTGTGTTGCTGATGCCGCTGGTGCTCGTGTTCACATATGCGTTTGGGGAGGGCTTGCAGGTCTACCTCGCCGCCATCCGTGAGACCGACTCGCTGTCTGCGATCCGTCTGACGCTGATCACCGCCGCCATTGTGGTGCCCTTGAATACTGTGTTCGGCGTCGCGGCCGCGTGGGCGATCGCCAAGTTCGACTTCCGGGGCAAGAGCGTCCTGATCACCATCATCGATCTGCCCTTCGCCATCTCGCCGGTGGTCGTGGGCATGATCTTCATCCTGCTTTTCGGCGCTCGCGGCTGGTTCGGCCCGACGCTGAGCGAGTGGGGCATTCAGATCATCTTCACACCTCTGGCGATCATCATCGTCAGCGCGTTCGGCACGATGCCCTTCGTGGTGCGCGAACTCATCCCGCTCATGCAAGCTCAGGGCACGGAAGAAGAGCAATCCGCCCTCACCCTCGGGGCCAGCGGGTTTCAGACGTTCTGGCGCATCACGCTGCCGAACATCAAGTGGGGCCTGATCTACGGCGTCATCCTCTGCAACGCCCGAGCCATGGGCGAGTTCGGATCGGTCTACGTCGTTTCCGGCCGCATCCGGGGCGAAACCAACACAATGCCGCTGCATATTGAAGTGCTTTACAACGACTACATGTTCACCGCCTCGTTCGCGGTGGCGTCACTGCTGGCCATGCTCGCGCTGGTCACGCTGGTGGTGAAGTCGGTTGTGGAATGGAAAATCGCTCGCGACCTGGCCATCGCCACTCGCGAAAGTTCAGGAGAGTGA
- the chrA gene encoding chromate efflux transporter codes for MSDNHSELPCDTSTASGATLLAESSSAFTGHRVSFGEAFKVWCRVAALSFGGPAGQIAVMHRILVDEKRWVSENRFLHALNYCMLLPGPEAQQLATYIGWLLHGWRGGLVAGGLFILPGFVAILALSLIYAVYQDATLVQALFFGLKAAVLAVVISAVIRIGSKALKNRLMVAIAALAFVGIFFFEVPFPIIVLGAGLLGLIGGRLWPSLFAVLKGHGEDNGPAAALADHAEAHTRPSWGRTLKVLAVWLPLWFVPVAALVAVFGREHVLAAEAIFFSKAAVVTFGGAYSVLAYIAQQAVETYQWLMPGEMLDGLGMAETTPGPLIQIVQFVGFMGAYRFPEPFDPIMAGILGSIVTTWVTFTPCFLWIFLGAPYIEHLRGNKVLSAALSTITAAVVGVVLNLAIWFGVHVMFDRIEEWRGFGVRLLVPEWATINVASLLITAGAFIAMFQFKWGMIRTLAVAAGVGMAWFLLFNGGAGT; via the coding sequence TTGTCTGACAATCATTCTGAACTTCCCTGTGATACATCGACGGCAAGTGGTGCGACATTGCTGGCGGAAAGCAGCAGCGCCTTTACCGGCCATCGCGTCTCGTTCGGCGAAGCCTTCAAGGTCTGGTGCCGGGTGGCGGCGTTGTCCTTCGGCGGGCCGGCGGGGCAGATCGCGGTCATGCACCGCATCCTCGTCGACGAGAAACGCTGGGTCAGCGAGAACCGCTTTCTGCACGCACTGAACTACTGCATGCTCCTGCCCGGGCCCGAAGCGCAGCAACTGGCCACTTACATCGGCTGGCTGCTGCACGGCTGGCGCGGTGGGCTGGTGGCCGGCGGGCTGTTCATCCTGCCGGGCTTCGTGGCGATCCTCGCGCTGTCGCTGATCTACGCTGTCTACCAGGACGCGACGCTGGTGCAGGCGCTGTTCTTCGGACTCAAGGCGGCAGTGCTGGCGGTGGTCATCTCGGCCGTGATCCGCATCGGCAGCAAGGCATTGAAGAATCGGCTGATGGTGGCCATCGCGGCGCTGGCGTTCGTCGGCATTTTCTTCTTCGAGGTGCCGTTTCCCATCATCGTGCTCGGAGCGGGCCTGCTCGGGCTGATCGGCGGTCGACTGTGGCCAAGCCTGTTCGCGGTACTCAAGGGGCACGGCGAAGACAACGGCCCGGCGGCGGCGCTGGCGGATCATGCCGAGGCACACACCCGGCCAAGCTGGGGCCGAACGTTGAAGGTGCTGGCGGTCTGGCTGCCGCTATGGTTCGTACCGGTGGCGGCGCTGGTGGCCGTGTTCGGGCGCGAGCATGTGCTGGCCGCCGAGGCGATCTTTTTCAGCAAAGCGGCGGTGGTCACCTTTGGCGGGGCCTATTCGGTGCTGGCCTACATTGCCCAGCAGGCGGTGGAGACGTACCAGTGGCTGATGCCCGGCGAGATGCTCGACGGGCTGGGCATGGCCGAGACCACGCCGGGGCCGCTGATTCAGATCGTGCAGTTCGTCGGCTTCATGGGCGCGTACCGCTTCCCGGAACCGTTCGACCCGATCATGGCGGGCATCCTCGGCTCGATCGTCACGACGTGGGTCACGTTTACGCCTTGCTTCCTGTGGATTTTCCTGGGCGCGCCCTACATCGAACACCTGCGGGGCAATAAGGTGCTCAGCGCTGCACTGTCGACCATCACCGCCGCTGTCGTCGGTGTGGTGCTGAACCTGGCGATCTGGTTCGGTGTTCATGTGATGTTCGATCGCATCGAAGAGTGGCGCGGGTTCGGTGTTCGCCTGCTTGTACCGGAGTGGGCGACGATTAACGTGGCGTCGTTGCTTATCACCGCCGGAGCGTTCATTGCCATGTTCCAGTTCAAGTGGGGCATGATCCGCACGCTGGCGGTCGCGGCGGGTGTGGGGATGGCATGGTTCCTGCTTTTCAATGGCGGCGCAGGTACGTGA
- a CDS encoding sulfate ABC transporter substrate-binding protein: MKSLRTRAKSYTLATLAGAALLGSLSLTGCGDSEAATDRTILNVSYDPTRELYREFNQAFAEHWYEQTGERVRIRMSHGGSGGQSRAVIDGLEADVVTLALAADIDAIAERTDRLPRDWQGKLPHNNAPYSSTLAFLVRKGNPKNIHTWEDLTRSDVEVITPNPKTSGVARWNYLAMWGAALQRELGPDFVAKLNDPAHADEVASAQQAAQAFVAAIYNNVPVLDTAARGATNTFIQRGLGDVLINWENEILLGSRELDEAGLEMVVPPVSILAEPTVALVERNAERHGTTDVAQAYLEYLYTDVGQDLAGRYYYRPVAEAAQEKYRDQFPDVEMFTIDDVFGGWDEANRVHFRDGGTFDQIYTP, translated from the coding sequence ATGAAATCGTTACGAACCCGAGCCAAGTCATACACCCTTGCCACGCTGGCGGGCGCGGCCCTGTTGGGGAGCCTGTCGCTCACCGGCTGTGGCGACTCCGAAGCAGCGACGGATCGCACGATCCTGAACGTGTCGTACGACCCGACGCGGGAGTTGTACCGTGAGTTCAACCAGGCGTTCGCCGAGCACTGGTATGAGCAGACCGGCGAGCGTGTTCGCATCCGTATGTCGCATGGCGGCTCGGGCGGTCAATCGCGTGCGGTGATCGACGGCCTGGAAGCCGACGTAGTGACGCTGGCGCTTGCGGCCGACATCGACGCGATTGCCGAGCGGACCGACCGCCTGCCGCGTGACTGGCAGGGCAAGCTGCCGCATAACAACGCGCCTTACTCGTCCACGCTCGCCTTTTTGGTGCGCAAGGGCAACCCGAAGAACATCCACACGTGGGAGGACCTGACCCGAAGCGATGTGGAGGTGATTACGCCCAACCCCAAAACCTCTGGCGTGGCACGGTGGAACTACCTGGCCATGTGGGGCGCGGCACTTCAGCGCGAGCTTGGCCCGGACTTTGTGGCCAAGCTGAACGACCCCGCCCATGCCGACGAGGTGGCGTCGGCTCAACAGGCCGCTCAAGCTTTTGTCGCGGCAATCTACAACAACGTGCCTGTGCTCGACACAGCCGCCCGCGGCGCGACCAACACCTTCATCCAACGTGGGCTGGGTGATGTGCTGATCAACTGGGAAAACGAGATTCTGCTTGGCAGCCGGGAGTTGGACGAAGCGGGCCTAGAGATGGTCGTGCCGCCGGTGAGCATTCTTGCCGAGCCGACGGTGGCGCTGGTGGAGCGCAACGCCGAGCGTCATGGTACGACCGACGTGGCACAAGCGTACCTGGAATATCTCTATACCGACGTGGGGCAGGACCTGGCAGGTCGGTACTACTACCGACCGGTGGCCGAGGCAGCTCAAGAAAAATACCGCGATCAGTTCCCCGACGTGGAGATGTTCACCATCGACGACGTGTTCGGCGGTTGGGACGAAGCCAACCGCGTGCACTTCCGCGACGGCGGAACATTCGACCAGATTTACACCCCGTGA
- a CDS encoding YezD family protein, which produces MPTDASQHHRAPPLRESAWLAEVQRKAAGLRFGQLTLTIHDGHVVQLEVSEKQRFDNPLDTRVSG; this is translated from the coding sequence ATGCCAACCGATGCATCACAACACCATCGTGCCCCGCCGTTGCGCGAGAGTGCCTGGCTGGCGGAGGTGCAACGCAAAGCAGCCGGCCTGCGGTTCGGGCAACTGACGCTGACGATTCACGATGGGCATGTGGTCCAGCTTGAAGTCAGCGAGAAACAACGATTCGACAACCCGCTCGACACACGTGTGTCGGGATAA
- a CDS encoding sulfate/molybdate ABC transporter ATP-binding protein: protein MSIEVKNISKTFGTFKALNDVSLHVNSGELVALLGPSGSGKTTLLRIIAGLEQADPEQGSIHFHDEDVARRHVSSRGVGFVFQHYALFRHMSVFENVAFGLRVKRRRDRPSKAFIRDKVHELLKLVQLDGLAGRYPHQLSGGQRQRVALARALAVEPKVLLLDEPFGALDAKVRKELRAWLRRLHDELHVTSVFVTHDQDEALEVADRVVVMHQGKIEQVGTPDDVFHHPATEFVMHFLGDVNAFHGSVGGGTVQFSSLELPFPEDRRQIAGDARVFIRPYDVTIDTKTNGLPSLEAQVVRVHSAGPLARVELLTSANQRLTSEISQERFATMNLAAGSKVYVRPRHIRVFADGEEE, encoded by the coding sequence ATGAGCATCGAAGTTAAAAACATCAGCAAGACCTTTGGCACGTTCAAAGCGTTGAACGACGTCAGCCTGCACGTGAACTCCGGCGAACTGGTCGCGCTGCTCGGACCTTCGGGATCGGGCAAGACGACGCTGCTGCGCATCATCGCCGGCCTGGAGCAGGCCGACCCCGAGCAAGGCTCGATCCACTTTCATGACGAAGATGTCGCCCGCCGGCACGTCAGCTCGCGAGGGGTCGGTTTCGTCTTCCAGCACTACGCACTGTTTCGTCACATGAGCGTCTTTGAGAACGTCGCCTTCGGCCTGCGCGTCAAGCGCAGGCGCGACCGGCCGAGCAAGGCCTTCATTCGCGATAAGGTGCATGAACTGCTCAAGCTCGTGCAACTCGATGGCCTGGCCGGTCGCTACCCACACCAACTCTCCGGCGGACAGCGTCAGCGCGTCGCACTGGCTCGCGCTTTGGCGGTGGAACCCAAGGTGCTGCTGTTGGATGAGCCGTTCGGGGCGTTGGACGCCAAGGTCCGCAAGGAACTGCGTGCCTGGCTGCGTCGATTGCACGACGAACTGCACGTCACCAGCGTCTTCGTCACGCACGACCAGGACGAGGCTTTGGAGGTCGCCGACCGCGTCGTCGTCATGCACCAAGGGAAGATTGAACAGGTCGGCACGCCCGACGATGTATTCCACCACCCCGCAACCGAGTTCGTTATGCACTTCCTCGGCGACGTCAACGCCTTCCACGGCAGCGTCGGTGGCGGCACGGTCCAGTTCAGTTCACTGGAGCTTCCATTCCCCGAAGATCGCAGGCAGATCGCTGGCGATGCCCGCGTGTTCATCCGCCCCTATGACGTGACGATCGACACCAAGACCAACGGTCTGCCGTCGCTCGAAGCGCAAGTCGTCCGCGTTCATTCCGCCGGCCCGCTGGCACGCGTCGAACTGCTGACCAGCGCCAATCAGCGATTAACTTCGGAAATCTCTCAGGAACGCTTCGCGACGATGAACCTGGCAGCCGGCAGCAAGGTGTACGTCCGCCCACGGCACATCCGCGTATTTGCTGATGGCGAGGAAGAGTAA
- the cysT gene encoding sulfate ABC transporter permease subunit CysT, whose amino-acid sequence MALRLKQHSVLPGFGLTMGFTLLYMTLLLLIPLGGLVLAATQMSFSEFWAKGIAHPRVLAAYRLSFGASLVGALLNAVFGFIVAWVLVRYSFPGKRLIDAIVDLPFALPTAVSGIALTTLYARTGWIGKWFDMIGIQIAYTWVGIVIALTLIGLPFVVRTLQPALEDLEKEIEEASASLGASRLQTFRRVIFPAVLPALLTGFALAFARALGEYGSVIFIAGNMPGRTEIAPLLVVVRLEDYDYNGATAISVVMLTAAFILLLAINLLQWWSRRYQG is encoded by the coding sequence ATGGCATTGCGACTCAAACAACACAGCGTTCTGCCCGGCTTCGGCCTGACCATGGGGTTCACGCTGCTTTACATGACGCTGCTGCTGCTGATCCCCCTTGGCGGACTGGTGCTGGCGGCGACGCAGATGAGTTTCAGCGAGTTCTGGGCCAAGGGCATCGCCCACCCGCGTGTGCTTGCCGCGTACCGCTTGAGCTTCGGGGCCTCGCTGGTGGGGGCCCTGCTCAACGCGGTGTTCGGCTTCATCGTCGCCTGGGTGCTCGTGCGATACAGCTTCCCCGGCAAACGGCTGATCGATGCGATCGTCGACCTGCCCTTCGCCTTGCCCACCGCCGTCTCGGGCATCGCGCTGACCACGCTTTACGCCCGCACCGGCTGGATCGGCAAGTGGTTCGACATGATCGGCATCCAGATCGCGTACACCTGGGTCGGCATCGTGATCGCACTCACGCTCATCGGCCTGCCGTTTGTCGTGCGAACGCTTCAGCCGGCACTTGAAGACCTGGAGAAAGAAATCGAAGAAGCATCGGCGAGCCTGGGGGCGTCCCGGCTTCAAACCTTCCGCCGGGTGATCTTCCCGGCGGTGCTGCCGGCATTGTTGACCGGGTTCGCCCTCGCGTTTGCACGGGCGCTGGGCGAGTACGGCTCGGTGATTTTCATTGCAGGCAACATGCCCGGCCGAACGGAGATCGCGCCGCTGCTCGTGGTCGTGCGGCTGGAGGACTACGACTACAACGGGGCCACCGCCATCAGCGTGGTCATGCTGACCGCCGCATTCATCCTGCTGCTGGCGATCAATCTGCTGCAATGGTGGAGCAGGCGATACCAGGGCTGA
- a CDS encoding porin: MKTTATLLGTGILFALAHNPTAFADDSTSLQRLEAELAALKTRVEAQDTELQRLRATDESDSWLDERRAEEVRALVNETLADADGRSQAVQAGYNRGYFIRSDDGNHELRLGIVGQVRYIQNQRREADDRDTGGFQFRRLQTDFQGHFINPNWTYRLRLDSSNGGSVSAAWAWIGYRFNDDLSIRVGQLKPSFLHEENVGAPNQLAAERSYTADYFTTKFAQGVQLAWQPWDRLRLTGTVHNGSYNARTDFNNEGTNIALTGRAEYLLVADDVSRGWRQFGDYQSWSGDQVAVLLGAAADYEWGRTRNDFNRPDVFKWTGDVTAKLNGFSMFGSITGQRFSADSLNGLPDNLDGALQWGAVVQAAAFVVPDKVELFGRYEWIDFDNVYYRNNAGGIQGGSRDLTQRDVSLLTVGANYYLHRHNAKLTFEVVYALDPVPVANTGQGLLISETGDQLAARAQLQFRF; this comes from the coding sequence ATGAAAACGACAGCAACACTCTTGGGAACTGGAATTTTGTTCGCACTGGCACACAACCCGACGGCATTCGCCGACGACTCGACCAGTCTGCAACGACTGGAGGCTGAGCTTGCCGCGCTCAAGACACGCGTCGAAGCGCAGGACACTGAGTTGCAGCGGCTGCGGGCGACCGACGAAAGCGATAGCTGGCTCGACGAGCGCCGGGCAGAGGAAGTGCGTGCCTTGGTTAACGAGACGCTCGCGGATGCCGATGGACGTAGTCAGGCGGTACAGGCCGGCTACAACCGAGGCTATTTCATCCGTAGCGACGACGGCAACCACGAGTTGCGGCTGGGCATCGTCGGCCAAGTGCGCTACATCCAAAATCAGCGCCGCGAAGCGGATGACCGCGACACCGGCGGCTTTCAGTTCCGTCGATTGCAGACCGATTTTCAGGGCCACTTCATCAACCCGAACTGGACCTACCGTCTGCGGCTGGACTCAAGCAATGGTGGATCGGTCAGCGCCGCGTGGGCGTGGATCGGTTACCGCTTCAACGATGATCTGAGCATTCGTGTCGGCCAGCTCAAGCCCTCGTTCCTGCATGAGGAGAACGTCGGCGCACCGAACCAGCTTGCCGCCGAGCGTTCGTACACGGCCGACTATTTCACAACCAAGTTTGCCCAGGGCGTGCAGCTTGCCTGGCAGCCGTGGGATCGGCTTCGGCTGACGGGTACGGTACACAACGGCTCGTACAACGCTCGCACCGACTTCAATAACGAAGGCACGAATATCGCCCTCACCGGCCGGGCCGAGTACCTGCTGGTCGCCGATGACGTATCGCGCGGCTGGCGACAGTTCGGCGACTACCAGAGTTGGAGCGGCGACCAGGTGGCGGTGCTGCTCGGTGCGGCCGCGGATTACGAGTGGGGCCGAACGCGCAATGACTTCAATCGGCCGGATGTGTTCAAGTGGACCGGCGATGTGACCGCCAAGCTCAACGGATTCAGCATGTTCGGCTCAATCACGGGCCAGCGATTCAGCGCCGATTCGCTCAATGGCCTGCCGGACAATCTTGACGGAGCGCTGCAATGGGGTGCGGTCGTCCAGGCGGCTGCGTTCGTCGTGCCAGACAAGGTGGAACTGTTCGGCCGATACGAGTGGATCGACTTCGACAACGTCTACTACCGCAACAACGCCGGCGGCATCCAGGGCGGATCGCGCGACCTCACGCAGCGCGATGTGAGCCTGCTCACTGTCGGTGCGAACTACTACCTGCATCGCCACAACGCCAAGCTGACGTTCGAGGTGGTCTACGCCCTCGACCCGGTGCCGGTCGCCAACACCGGCCAGGGACTGCTGATTTCGGAAACCGGCGATCAGCTTGCCGCGCGGGCTCAGTTGCAGTTTCGTTTTTAA
- a CDS encoding sigma-54 interaction domain-containing protein, whose protein sequence is MDQFRTLLLDVWREACRHIEIERSTETIARILPHRLPVDRLVVFAFDFTQGLAIPRADSLTIPQDVAPPRTLRSPDRRLLEAWCRRHEVILHRLGDQQHDVLRLLAGSPLDGSWLAAPLTSEHGYAGALLLRAHPPAEFEPEHARMVELLIEPFSVALENDHRLHELDALREAAEADKRSALSRLGREDLVDTIVGDDGGLKAVMERAALVARSDLPVLILGETGSGKEVIARAIHEQCPRAKGPFIRVNCGAIPPELIDSELFGHEKGAFTGATASRRGWFERADEGTLLLDEIGELTPAAQVRLLRVLQEGTFERVGAERPIHVNVRIIAATHRDLPAMVQAGQFREDLWYRVAGFPIVLPPLRERKQDIPALATHFAERAARRFGLRTQSPTSTDLSLLTNYDWPGNIRELASVIDRAAILGDGHRLAIAQALGGVTSPDATRPSQTLNPTAQRNTLATLDEATRQHIEATLAATHGRIEGERGAAKLLDINPHTLRARMRKLGVDWAKYR, encoded by the coding sequence ATGGATCAGTTCCGCACCCTGCTTCTGGACGTGTGGCGCGAGGCGTGCCGGCACATCGAAATCGAGCGGTCAACCGAGACGATTGCCCGCATCCTGCCTCACCGCTTGCCCGTGGACCGCCTGGTCGTGTTTGCCTTTGACTTCACGCAAGGCCTTGCCATCCCGCGCGCGGACAGTCTCACCATTCCTCAGGATGTCGCGCCGCCTCGAACGTTGCGATCACCCGACCGCCGATTGCTTGAAGCGTGGTGCCGACGCCATGAGGTCATCCTTCACCGCCTCGGCGATCAGCAGCACGATGTCCTTCGCCTGCTCGCCGGCTCACCGCTGGATGGCAGTTGGCTCGCCGCGCCGCTGACCAGCGAGCATGGCTACGCCGGGGCCCTGCTGTTGCGCGCCCACCCGCCGGCGGAGTTCGAGCCGGAGCATGCCCGGATGGTTGAGTTGTTGATCGAGCCATTCTCTGTCGCATTGGAAAACGACCACCGCCTGCACGAACTCGACGCCTTGCGCGAAGCTGCCGAGGCGGACAAGCGATCAGCCCTCTCTCGTCTCGGACGTGAAGATTTAGTCGACACCATCGTCGGCGACGACGGCGGTTTGAAGGCAGTGATGGAACGCGCAGCTCTCGTGGCCCGTTCCGACCTGCCGGTGCTGATCCTTGGCGAAACCGGATCGGGCAAGGAAGTCATTGCCCGCGCCATTCACGAGCAGTGCCCGCGCGCCAAAGGCCCGTTCATTCGCGTCAACTGCGGCGCAATTCCGCCGGAGCTGATCGACTCGGAACTGTTTGGCCACGAAAAAGGCGCGTTTACCGGCGCGACCGCGTCCCGACGCGGCTGGTTCGAGCGAGCCGACGAAGGCACGCTGCTGCTTGATGAAATCGGCGAACTGACGCCTGCCGCACAGGTTCGCCTGCTCCGCGTGCTTCAGGAGGGAACGTTCGAGCGGGTCGGCGCGGAACGGCCGATCCATGTCAACGTTCGCATCATCGCCGCCACGCACCGCGATCTTCCCGCCATGGTGCAGGCCGGGCAGTTCCGCGAAGACCTCTGGTATCGCGTCGCCGGCTTCCCCATCGTGCTGCCGCCATTGCGCGAGCGCAAACAGGACATCCCCGCGCTCGCCACACACTTTGCCGAGCGCGCCGCAAGACGATTCGGCCTGCGTACGCAATCGCCGACTTCCACCGACCTGTCACTGCTCACCAACTACGATTGGCCCGGCAACATCCGCGAACTCGCCTCCGTGATCGACCGCGCCGCCATCCTCGGCGACGGCCATCGCCTGGCGATTGCCCAGGCCCTCGGTGGCGTCACCAGCCCCGACGCCACTCGGCCAAGTCAAACGCTTAACCCAACCGCACAACGCAACACGCTTGCCACCCTCGACGAAGCGACGCGGCAACACATCGAAGCTACCCTGGCCGCCACCCACGGCCGCATCGAAGGTGAACGCGGAGCAGCGAAACTGCTCGACATCAACCCTCACACCCTGCGTGCTCGCATGCGAAAGCTGGGCGTGGACTGGGCAAAGTATCGCTGA
- a CDS encoding tyrosine-type recombinase/integrase encodes MGIAYDTAQGRFDFHALRVSFCTAIGQSGASVETVRTLARHASITTTQRYLKTDDDQQAAALAALPVVAPIAEQQAATGTEGGKVTALVTGSGRETSRQPAPLCAAGMTADQRGGIVGAKENPVKHGVSGPMAGEAERGGFVKAILGNSLKFFNSRLCRNILSIGKPEIHIIVYFQGRTVTDAWGLARGPSAFAQNTGLRPIEGVTLASSL; translated from the coding sequence ATAGGGATCGCCTACGACACCGCACAAGGCCGCTTCGACTTCCATGCGCTTCGCGTGAGCTTCTGCACCGCGATCGGCCAGAGCGGGGCATCCGTGGAGACAGTGCGGACGCTGGCCCGTCACGCCAGCATCACCACGACACAGCGATATCTCAAAACCGACGATGACCAACAGGCCGCAGCCCTGGCGGCGCTGCCGGTGGTCGCGCCGATCGCTGAGCAGCAGGCCGCGACGGGGACCGAGGGCGGCAAGGTGACTGCTCTGGTGACTGGATCGGGCCGCGAAACATCGCGCCAGCCTGCGCCGCTATGCGCTGCCGGCATGACTGCGGATCAGCGGGGCGGCATAGTGGGCGCAAAAGAAAACCCCGTAAAACACGGGGTTTCTGGCCCTATGGCAGGGGAAGCGGAGAGGGGGGGATTCGTCAAGGCAATTCTTGGGAATTCTCTGAAATTCTTTAACAGTCGCCTTTGTCGTAACATACTGTCGATTGGCAAACCGGAAATACACATTATCGTCTACTTTCAGGGACGTACGGTGACCGACGCTTGGGGACTGGCACGGGGACCGAGTGCTTTCGCACAGAATACGGGCTTGCGGCCCATTGAAGGTGTTACCCTAGCATCGTCTTTATGA
- the cysK gene encoding cysteine synthase A, with protein sequence MPHHTTFPNITSTIGHTPLVRLNRVIPPEHATVLLKLEFFNPLSSVKDRIGRAMLEAAEQAGQIEPGRTHIIEPTSGNTGIALAFVAAAKGYKLTLTMPESMSHERRALLRGLGANLELTPAPLGMKGAIQRAHELLKKTSVGWLPQQFDNPANPRIHEQTTGPEIWADTDGKVDVLVAGVGTGGTITGTTRYLRKKNPDLAAVAVEPAESPVISGGESGPHRIQGIGAGFVPTNLDRELLDDIERVSAEEAIHWARRLAHEEGILAGISTGANLAAAARIAAEPENRHYTIVTFAPSSGERYLTTPLFDLIGRKLIDAEPDHRAEVRI encoded by the coding sequence GTGCCGCACCACACCACCTTCCCGAACATCACCAGCACCATCGGCCACACGCCGCTGGTCCGGCTGAACCGCGTGATCCCGCCGGAGCACGCGACCGTGCTGCTGAAACTGGAGTTTTTCAACCCGCTGTCGAGCGTCAAGGACCGCATCGGTCGGGCGATGCTTGAGGCGGCGGAGCAGGCGGGCCAGATCGAGCCGGGCCGGACGCACATCATCGAGCCGACCAGCGGCAATACCGGCATCGCGCTGGCGTTCGTCGCGGCGGCGAAGGGCTACAAGCTGACGCTCACGATGCCCGAATCAATGAGCCACGAACGGCGGGCGCTGCTGCGCGGGCTCGGGGCGAACCTGGAACTGACGCCCGCCCCGCTGGGCATGAAGGGCGCGATTCAGCGTGCCCATGAACTTCTGAAGAAGACATCGGTCGGCTGGCTGCCGCAGCAGTTCGACAATCCCGCCAACCCGCGCATTCACGAGCAGACCACTGGGCCGGAAATCTGGGCGGACACGGATGGCAAGGTCGACGTCCTCGTCGCCGGTGTGGGCACGGGCGGCACGATCACGGGCACGACACGCTACCTGCGCAAGAAGAACCCTGACCTCGCAGCGGTGGCGGTCGAGCCTGCCGAGTCACCGGTGATCTCGGGTGGCGAATCGGGACCGCATCGCATTCAGGGCATCGGCGCGGGCTTCGTACCTACCAACCTTGATCGTGAATTGCTCGACGACATCGAGCGCGTCTCGGCGGAAGAAGCCATCCACTGGGCGCGTCGGCTGGCGCACGAGGAGGGCATCTTGGCCGGGATCAGCACGGGGGCGAACCTTGCCGCCGCCGCACGCATAGCGGCCGAGCCGGAGAACCGGCATTACACCATCGTCACGTTCGCCCCGAGTAGTGGTGAGCGCTACCTGACGACGCCGCTGTTCGATCTGATCGGAAGGAAACTGATTGACGCGGAACCTGACCACCGGGCTGAAGTCCGGATTTGA